Proteins found in one Sporosarcina jeotgali genomic segment:
- the qoxD gene encoding cytochrome aa3 quinol oxidase subunit IV, which yields MKQLFPPQHVMGFLFSLLLSLVALVTVLFDLSFTAGMTILVVTALVQAGLQLFLFMHVKENAESKTLYMNILYALFVGLVTIFGTLFTMHWGYMVK from the coding sequence ATGAAACAATTGTTTCCTCCACAGCACGTAATGGGATTCTTATTCTCCCTGCTGTTATCACTTGTAGCGCTCGTAACCGTACTGTTTGACTTATCATTTACTGCAGGGATGACGATACTCGTTGTAACCGCCTTAGTACAAGCCGGATTGCAATTGTTCCTGTTCATGCACGTGAAAGAAAACGCAGAGAGCAAGACGCTGTATATGAATATCCTATACGCCTTGTTTGTAGGACTTGTCACGATTTTCGGGACACTGTTCACGATGCATTGGGGTTATATGGTGAAATAA
- the qoxC gene encoding cytochrome aa3 quinol oxidase subunit III — MKIDHSVPMEYSTEENKMKILGFWIFLGAEIALFSTLFAVYFTLQGNTNVGPSASDLFHLSPVMIETILLLSSSFTIGLGVHAMRLGLKKPMMTFFGITLVLGAAFLGVEVYEFVTYVGEGATIQTSGFLSALFTLLGTHGLHVTFGLLWGGAILLQIKKRGFTPETANKSFIFSLYWHFLDVVWIFIFSFVYLKGLM, encoded by the coding sequence ATGAAAATTGATCACTCAGTACCAATGGAATATAGTACCGAAGAAAACAAAATGAAGATCCTCGGATTCTGGATCTTCCTGGGGGCGGAAATCGCCCTCTTCTCCACTTTGTTTGCCGTGTACTTTACGTTACAAGGCAATACGAATGTCGGACCTTCCGCTTCTGATTTGTTCCATCTAAGTCCAGTCATGATCGAAACAATCCTGCTTCTTTCCAGCAGTTTCACGATTGGGTTAGGTGTACATGCCATGCGGCTTGGCTTGAAGAAACCAATGATGACTTTCTTTGGCATCACATTAGTACTTGGTGCAGCATTCCTTGGAGTCGAAGTATATGAATTCGTCACGTACGTTGGCGAAGGCGCAACGATTCAGACGAGCGGATTCCTATCTGCGTTATTCACTCTTCTGGGAACACACGGATTGCATGTAACGTTCGGTCTTCTCTGGGGCGGTGCAATTTTACTGCAAATCAAGAAACGCGGATTCACACCTGAAACCGCGAATAAGTCGTTCATCTTCTCTTTGTATTGGCACTTTCTTGACGTTGTTTGGATTTTCATCTTCAGCTTCGTCTATTTGAAAGGACTGATGTAA
- the qoxB gene encoding cytochrome aa3 quinol oxidase subunit I — MKWDEFFVTGEPMIYAAMVSIVVVSLAIPIALTYFKKWNWLWTNWLTTVDHKKIGVMYILAALLMLFRGGVDALLMRAQTAIPDNGLLDGQHYNEIFTTHGVIMILFMAMPFIIGLMNVVIPLQIGARDVAFPRLNAVSFWLFFAGAMLFNISFVIGGSPDAGWSAYFPLASLEFSPTVGNNYYSIALQIAGIGTLLTGINFLVTILKMRAPGMTLMKMPMFTWSVLITNVIIVFAFPVLTVALALMTLDRQFGTQFFAMQSGGMDMLWANLFWVWGHPEVYIVILPAFGIYSEIISTFARKNLYGYKSMVVSMVAISLLSFVVWAHHFYTMGHGVMVNSVFSITTMAIAIPTGVKIFNWLFTLRKGKISFTTPMLYALAFIPIFTIGGVTGVMLAMASADYQYHNTMFLVAHFHYVLIPGTVFGVIAGFHFWFPKVFGFMLNEKLGKLSFWFITISFNVTFFPLFILGLNGMTRRMYTYSESTGYGALNMLSMVGALGLTIGFIILVYNIYWSVRYSPRNIKGDPWDARSLEWSTHSPVPEYNFALIPTVNKLDAHWFAKKEGKPLATGKYEPIHMPNNSGLPVIMGAAFFLWGFFMVFSWWIPAIVLGVVILGTLAYRSFEKDHGRYISVEEIERTENALRGEQHEN, encoded by the coding sequence ATGAAATGGGACGAATTTTTCGTAACCGGTGAACCGATGATTTACGCAGCAATGGTAAGTATTGTTGTTGTATCTCTCGCAATCCCGATTGCGCTCACATACTTTAAAAAATGGAATTGGCTTTGGACAAACTGGTTAACTACCGTTGACCATAAGAAAATCGGAGTCATGTACATTCTCGCTGCACTCCTTATGCTCTTCCGCGGAGGCGTCGATGCACTCTTAATGCGTGCTCAGACTGCTATTCCTGATAACGGATTGCTGGATGGCCAGCATTACAACGAAATCTTTACGACACACGGTGTCATTATGATCCTATTTATGGCAATGCCATTCATTATCGGATTAATGAACGTCGTGATACCGCTTCAAATCGGAGCACGTGATGTTGCATTCCCTAGATTGAACGCAGTCAGCTTCTGGCTCTTCTTCGCGGGAGCTATGCTGTTTAATATTTCATTCGTCATAGGCGGTTCACCGGATGCCGGATGGTCTGCGTACTTCCCGCTTGCGAGTCTTGAATTCAGTCCGACTGTCGGGAATAACTACTATTCAATCGCATTGCAGATTGCCGGAATCGGTACGTTGCTAACAGGTATCAACTTCTTGGTGACAATCTTAAAAATGCGTGCACCTGGTATGACACTTATGAAAATGCCGATGTTTACGTGGTCTGTATTGATCACAAACGTCATTATCGTCTTTGCATTCCCTGTTTTAACAGTAGCACTTGCATTGATGACACTTGACCGACAATTCGGCACTCAATTCTTCGCCATGCAAAGCGGCGGGATGGACATGCTTTGGGCCAACCTATTCTGGGTTTGGGGACATCCTGAAGTATATATCGTTATTTTGCCTGCTTTCGGTATTTACAGTGAAATCATTTCTACATTCGCTCGTAAAAACCTGTACGGCTATAAATCCATGGTCGTCAGTATGGTTGCGATTTCACTTCTTTCGTTCGTTGTATGGGCCCACCACTTCTATACAATGGGTCACGGCGTTATGGTCAACAGTGTCTTCTCCATTACAACAATGGCGATTGCGATTCCGACCGGTGTAAAAATATTCAACTGGCTGTTCACGCTGCGTAAAGGTAAGATCAGCTTCACGACCCCGATGTTGTATGCATTGGCATTCATTCCAATCTTCACAATCGGCGGAGTGACTGGAGTCATGCTTGCGATGGCAAGCGCTGACTATCAGTATCACAATACGATGTTCTTAGTTGCCCACTTCCACTACGTATTGATTCCGGGTACAGTGTTCGGGGTAATCGCAGGATTCCATTTCTGGTTCCCGAAAGTGTTCGGTTTCATGTTAAACGAAAAGCTCGGGAAACTGTCATTTTGGTTTATCACAATCAGCTTTAACGTTACGTTCTTCCCTCTCTTCATTCTTGGACTAAACGGAATGACACGTCGGATGTATACGTATTCTGAAAGTACTGGGTACGGCGCACTCAACATGCTCTCCATGGTCGGTGCACTCGGTCTTACAATCGGTTTCATCATCCTTGTGTACAATATTTACTGGAGCGTTCGTTACAGCCCGAGAAATATCAAAGGCGATCCGTGGGATGCGCGTTCACTTGAGTGGAGCACACATAGCCCAGTACCGGAGTATAACTTTGCGTTGATTCCTACTGTAAATAAATTGGATGCTCACTGGTTTGCGAAAAAAGAAGGAAAACCACTCGCGACCGGTAAGTACGAGCCTATCCATATGCCGAATAATAGCGGTCTGCCTGTCATTATGGGTGCAGCATTCTTCTTATGGGGCTTCTTCATGGTATTCAGCTGGTGGATTCCAGCGATTGTCCTTGGAGTGGTGATTTTAGGAACACTTGCCTACCGTTCATTCGAAAAAGATCATGGCCGTTACATTTCTGTTGAGGAAATCGAACGGACAGAAAACGCATTGCGAGGTGAACAGCATGAAAATTGA
- the qoxA gene encoding cytochrome aa3 quinol oxidase subunit II translates to MKKKWIALTLFSITAILLAGCDNPLLIFDPKGPQARTLSSTILFSIAMMAGILFVVYVLYTFVLVKYRASKLPDDYEPPHEEGNKWLEIIWTTIPVIIVVILSVITVSSTSTVEQKSVAYADQKPVVIYASSSNWKWHFSYPEEGIETVNYVNFPANRPIEFRLYSYGPITSFWIPQLAGQKYAMSDMVTKIHMSADVPGSFMGKNSNFSGKGFAQMEFEAQSLSDADYKEWVNDVKTTAPKLTEDEFDDLLKAEHVGRKTYSSNHLEFRPAPEGEHSGHHHGGATSTDDQHEGHEDMDMDMDMDMDMDMDMDMDMDMDMDHDAH, encoded by the coding sequence ATGAAGAAAAAGTGGATAGCATTAACGCTATTTTCCATTACAGCCATTTTACTTGCCGGTTGTGACAACCCACTGCTCATATTCGATCCAAAAGGTCCGCAAGCCAGGACATTATCGAGCACTATCCTGTTTTCAATCGCTATGATGGCAGGCATCCTTTTTGTTGTGTATGTACTTTATACCTTTGTTTTAGTGAAGTATCGCGCATCAAAATTGCCTGACGATTACGAGCCGCCTCACGAGGAAGGCAACAAATGGTTAGAAATCATTTGGACAACCATTCCAGTCATCATCGTGGTGATTCTTTCAGTAATCACAGTTTCTTCCACTAGTACAGTGGAACAAAAATCTGTCGCTTATGCAGATCAAAAGCCAGTCGTCATTTACGCTTCTTCCTCTAACTGGAAATGGCATTTCAGCTATCCAGAAGAAGGAATTGAGACAGTTAACTATGTGAATTTCCCCGCTAACCGCCCAATTGAATTTAGATTGTATTCATATGGTCCGATTACAAGTTTCTGGATTCCACAATTAGCAGGTCAAAAATATGCGATGAGTGACATGGTCACTAAAATCCATATGTCTGCAGACGTCCCAGGATCATTTATGGGGAAAAATTCAAACTTCAGCGGTAAAGGCTTTGCCCAAATGGAATTCGAAGCGCAGTCTCTGTCAGACGCTGATTACAAGGAATGGGTCAATGACGTGAAAACAACAGCTCCAAAACTCACTGAAGATGAGTTCGACGATCTGTTAAAAGCTGAACACGTTGGCCGCAAGACCTATTCTTCTAACCACCTTGAATTCAGACCTGCTCCTGAAGGAGAACATAGCGGACATCATCATGGAGGAGCTACTTCAACTGATGACCAGCACGAAGGACATGAAGATATGGATATGGATATGGATATGGATATGGATATGGATATGGATATGGATATGGATATGGATATGGATATGGATCATGATGCGCACTAA
- a CDS encoding aldehyde dehydrogenase, translating to MNFTSKDVETIINHQHDFYFSGATRPVEFRKEMLNRLKEAIQEHEQEIEKALYRDLRKNPFESYVTEIGFVLSSIGHVLKHLDEWMEPETAKTPLYLQPGKSYVIREPYGSVLVIGPFNYPFQLVMEPIVGAIAAGNCVVAKPSEAAPHTAAVVKKILEQHFPPEYVRVVEGAKEETSALIHAPFDSIFFTGSVAVGKIVMKAASERLTPVTLELGGKSPAIVDQTANLKIAAERIVWGKFSNAGQTCVAPDYIVAHHSIKEPLLKEIKKAIRRFYGKDASVSKDYGRIINEKQFDRLQAILNKEQRTVTMGGNTDRADLYIEPTVLEGIRFDSPSMEDELFGPILPVLEYENLGAVLHRIRKMPKPLAGYIFTENEDAAAYFTDQLPFGGGCINDTISHVGNIHLPFGGVGSSGQGNYHGKASFDVFTHEKAMLNRSSAIPMRAAFPPYGNKLKYIKPLIR from the coding sequence ATGAACTTTACATCTAAAGACGTAGAAACAATAATCAATCATCAGCATGATTTTTATTTTTCCGGGGCAACCCGTCCTGTTGAATTCAGAAAAGAAATGTTAAATCGCTTAAAAGAAGCAATACAAGAACACGAGCAAGAAATCGAAAAAGCACTATACCGCGACTTGCGAAAAAATCCTTTCGAATCATATGTCACTGAAATCGGATTTGTTCTTTCGAGCATTGGCCACGTATTGAAACACTTGGATGAATGGATGGAACCTGAAACCGCCAAAACACCATTATATTTACAACCAGGGAAAAGCTATGTCATACGAGAACCATATGGATCAGTTTTAGTGATCGGGCCATTCAACTACCCGTTTCAACTTGTCATGGAGCCTATTGTAGGGGCGATTGCTGCTGGAAATTGCGTGGTTGCCAAACCATCAGAAGCTGCACCGCATACTGCTGCTGTCGTCAAAAAGATTCTGGAACAGCATTTTCCGCCAGAGTATGTTCGTGTTGTGGAGGGGGCAAAAGAAGAAACGTCTGCATTAATACATGCGCCGTTTGATTCCATTTTCTTTACTGGCAGTGTAGCTGTAGGGAAAATTGTCATGAAAGCAGCCTCCGAACGGTTAACGCCGGTTACGCTTGAACTTGGCGGGAAAAGTCCTGCAATTGTCGATCAGACAGCCAATTTAAAGATTGCTGCAGAAAGGATCGTCTGGGGGAAATTTTCAAACGCTGGTCAAACTTGTGTTGCACCGGATTATATAGTGGCTCATCACTCAATTAAAGAACCGCTGTTAAAAGAGATTAAAAAAGCAATACGGCGTTTCTACGGAAAAGATGCATCTGTCAGCAAAGATTATGGACGGATCATCAATGAAAAACAATTTGATCGGCTGCAAGCGATTCTTAACAAAGAACAGCGTACCGTGACGATGGGCGGAAACACTGACCGAGCGGACTTATATATCGAGCCGACTGTCCTGGAAGGGATTCGTTTTGACAGTCCTTCAATGGAAGATGAATTATTCGGACCCATACTTCCGGTGCTTGAATATGAAAATTTAGGTGCAGTCTTGCATCGGATTCGAAAAATGCCAAAACCGCTGGCGGGATATATTTTTACTGAAAATGAAGATGCAGCTGCTTACTTTACGGATCAGCTTCCATTCGGCGGCGGCTGCATTAATGATACAATTTCTCATGTGGGCAACATTCACTTGCCGTTTGGAGGAGTAGGATCATCTGGACAAGGTAATTATCATGGGAAAGCAAGTTTTGACGTCTTCACTCATGAGAAAGCGATGTTGAATCGCAGTTCCGCGATTCCAATGAGAGCTGCTTTTCCTCCATATGGAAATAAGCTGAAATACATTAAACCGTTGATTCGTTAA
- a CDS encoding UDP-N-acetylmuramoyl-L-alanyl-D-glutamate--2,6-diaminopimelate ligase, translating to MNTKELLAILPVKRVAGALPEEVTDLTTDSRAVSAGGMFVCIEGYTVDGHRFVGSAIESGARVIIASKPIEVDLDKAAVVYVESTSRAISLLASVWCGYPSKRMKMIGVTGTNGKTSVSNIIHGILMGAGERSAVSGTIGFNLDGVLYETENTTTDVLTTQKMIARAAEEGCDTMTMEVSSHGLIEGRMAGTEFDIAIFTNLTHDHLDFHGTMENYGNAKGLLFAQLGQDFQQHKVAVLNADDPWHTKMKEMTSYPVLTYGIHADAMFKAANVNLRTDGTSFTLCCPEGEWEVEMRMIGEFSVSNALAAITALYAKGLAIPDILAPLRYLAPIKGRMERVETELPLTIYVDYAHSADAIEKAIDAVLPYKSAESKLIFVIGTGGNRDRKKRPVMAEKASAADYVILTTDDPRDEPYDSITSELAAGMVHKQFACIGDREAAVRHAIEVADEGDIIIFAGKGHEDFQIIGSTKYPHSDAAIALEEAGKKFGKGLIGN from the coding sequence ATGAATACAAAAGAATTATTGGCGATTTTGCCAGTTAAACGAGTGGCGGGAGCACTGCCGGAAGAAGTCACGGATTTGACGACAGACTCGCGAGCTGTCAGTGCAGGCGGTATGTTCGTCTGCATCGAAGGGTATACGGTAGATGGCCATCGCTTCGTTGGATCAGCTATCGAGTCAGGTGCCCGAGTAATTATTGCATCCAAGCCGATTGAAGTCGATTTGGATAAAGCGGCAGTTGTATATGTCGAAAGCACATCGAGAGCTATCAGTCTGCTTGCTTCTGTATGGTGCGGGTATCCTTCTAAACGAATGAAAATGATTGGTGTTACTGGAACGAACGGGAAAACGAGTGTCAGTAATATCATTCATGGTATTTTAATGGGAGCGGGCGAACGTTCTGCTGTGTCTGGTACGATTGGATTCAACTTGGACGGTGTACTGTATGAAACTGAAAATACAACGACTGATGTCCTAACGACTCAAAAAATGATTGCACGAGCAGCTGAAGAAGGATGCGACACAATGACAATGGAAGTTTCGTCTCATGGTCTAATAGAAGGACGAATGGCCGGAACAGAATTTGACATTGCAATCTTCACAAACTTGACTCATGATCACCTGGATTTCCATGGTACGATGGAGAACTATGGAAATGCAAAAGGTCTTTTGTTTGCACAGCTGGGACAAGACTTCCAACAACACAAAGTGGCCGTGTTAAATGCGGATGATCCGTGGCACACTAAGATGAAAGAGATGACATCTTATCCTGTCCTTACTTATGGAATTCATGCGGATGCGATGTTTAAAGCTGCAAATGTTAATCTCAGAACAGATGGCACATCGTTTACGCTTTGCTGTCCCGAAGGGGAATGGGAAGTAGAAATGCGAATGATCGGGGAGTTCAGTGTCTCAAATGCGCTTGCAGCGATTACTGCACTTTATGCAAAAGGACTCGCAATCCCTGATATTTTAGCGCCGCTTCGTTACCTTGCTCCCATTAAAGGCAGAATGGAACGAGTGGAAACTGAACTTCCGCTAACAATCTATGTAGATTATGCTCATTCTGCAGACGCGATTGAAAAAGCGATTGATGCAGTGCTTCCGTACAAGTCAGCTGAGTCAAAGCTGATCTTTGTCATCGGTACAGGCGGAAACCGGGATCGGAAAAAACGTCCTGTAATGGCTGAAAAGGCATCGGCAGCGGATTATGTGATTTTAACTACAGATGATCCAAGGGACGAGCCGTATGATTCGATTACATCTGAACTTGCAGCTGGCATGGTACATAAACAATTTGCATGTATCGGAGATCGGGAAGCTGCTGTACGGCATGCGATTGAAGTAGCGGACGAAGGAGATATCATCATCTTTGCAGGTAAGGGACATGAAGATTTTCAAATTATCGGATCAACAAAATATCCCCACTCCGATGCAGCGATTGCCCTCGAAGAAGCGGGAAAGAAATTTGGAAAAGGCTTGATCGGCAACTAA
- a CDS encoding peptide chain release factor 3 → MTKNMQEEIASRRTFAIISHPDAGKTTMTEKLLYFGGAIRDAGTVKGKKSGKYATSDWMEIEKQRGISVTSSVLQFDYDGKRVNILDTPGHEDFSEDTYRTLMAVDAAVMMVDSAKGIEPQTIKLFKVCRMRGIPIFTFINKMDRQGKEPLELMEELEEVLGIQSYAMNWPIGMGKEFMGIYDRYNNRIEQARVEGENKFLELDDEGQLAKPHPMMETSYYKQAVEDALLLEEAGNSFDEARIAKGELTPVFFGSALTNFGVQTFLETFLNFAPSPQPRITENDQYVDPMMEEFSGFIFKIQANMNPAHRDRIAFVRIVSGAFERGMTVNIPRIGKTVKLNQTTQFLADDRETVNDAVAGDIIGLYDTGNYQIGDTVVGGKSTYLFEALPQFNPELFVKVTAKNVMKSKHFHKGILQLVQEGAIQYYKTLHTEEVILGAVGQLQFEVFEHRMKNEYNVEVQMEHIGSKVARWIENESDVKESMTGPRSMLVKDRFDNFVFLFENDFAMRWFGDKFPDIRLYSLL, encoded by the coding sequence ATGACTAAAAATATGCAAGAGGAAATTGCTTCAAGAAGAACGTTCGCCATTATCTCTCACCCGGATGCCGGCAAGACGACGATGACAGAAAAACTTCTTTATTTTGGCGGCGCAATTCGGGACGCTGGAACAGTTAAAGGAAAGAAGAGCGGGAAGTATGCAACGTCAGACTGGATGGAGATTGAAAAACAACGGGGGATCTCTGTAACCTCTTCTGTTTTGCAGTTCGATTATGATGGGAAACGGGTCAATATTCTGGATACACCAGGACACGAAGACTTCAGTGAAGATACGTATCGTACACTAATGGCGGTGGATGCAGCGGTTATGATGGTGGACTCTGCAAAAGGAATCGAGCCGCAGACTATCAAGCTGTTCAAAGTATGCCGTATGCGCGGTATTCCTATTTTTACGTTCATTAACAAGATGGACCGGCAAGGTAAAGAACCATTAGAGTTAATGGAAGAACTTGAAGAAGTACTCGGTATTCAATCTTACGCAATGAACTGGCCAATCGGTATGGGTAAAGAGTTCATGGGAATTTACGATCGCTATAACAATCGTATTGAACAAGCGAGAGTTGAAGGGGAGAACAAGTTTCTTGAGCTGGACGATGAAGGTCAATTGGCTAAGCCTCACCCTATGATGGAGACTTCTTATTACAAGCAAGCAGTTGAAGATGCATTGTTATTAGAAGAAGCCGGGAATTCATTCGACGAAGCCCGAATTGCTAAAGGTGAACTTACGCCTGTATTCTTCGGAAGTGCTTTGACTAACTTTGGTGTTCAGACATTTTTGGAGACGTTTTTAAACTTTGCTCCATCACCGCAGCCGCGTATTACAGAAAACGACCAGTATGTCGATCCTATGATGGAAGAATTCTCTGGATTCATCTTTAAGATTCAGGCAAATATGAACCCTGCCCACCGGGATCGTATTGCATTCGTTCGAATCGTTTCTGGTGCGTTCGAAAGAGGGATGACTGTTAATATTCCTCGTATCGGGAAGACGGTAAAATTAAATCAAACGACACAGTTTCTTGCAGATGACCGTGAAACAGTGAATGATGCAGTAGCAGGAGATATTATCGGTTTGTACGATACCGGAAACTATCAAATTGGCGATACTGTCGTTGGCGGAAAATCCACTTACCTATTTGAAGCTTTGCCTCAGTTCAACCCGGAGTTATTCGTTAAAGTAACTGCGAAGAACGTAATGAAATCGAAACACTTCCACAAGGGGATTTTACAGCTTGTGCAAGAGGGCGCGATTCAGTATTATAAAACGCTTCATACAGAAGAAGTTATACTTGGAGCGGTTGGACAGTTGCAATTTGAAGTGTTCGAACATCGTATGAAAAATGAATATAATGTCGAAGTTCAAATGGAGCATATTGGCTCAAAGGTCGCTCGTTGGATTGAAAACGAATCAGACGTAAAAGAATCCATGACAGGTCCGCGTTCTATGCTCGTAAAAGATCGTTTTGATAACTTCGTATTCCTTTTTGAAAATGACTTTGCGATGCGCTGGTTCGGAGATAAATTCCCTGATATCCGTTTATACAGCTTGTTATAA